TCGGCCCCGCGCTCGATCTTGGCCACCCGGTCGAAGCCGTTGCTGATGGCGATCTGGAAGTCCTTGTTTTTACCGCTCAGCGAATTGCCTTCGGAGGCAATGTCTTCCCAGGTGACCGGGCGGCCGTCGGACCAGACCGCCTTGGGGTTGATGGTGTAGGTCACCACCTGCGGGTTCGTCGACGTCAGCTGCACGTCGGTGAAATAGTCGTGATTGACGGTGAGATTGCCCGCCGCGTCGGTGTTGAACGCGCGCGGCAGCAGGAAGCGCTCGATGTCCGCGTAATCGCCGTCGTTGCCGTCGACCTGCTGCGCGTTCCAGTTGACCGGGATCTCCGGGGTCGGCAGCCGCAGATTGCCGCCGTCCTTGATGTCGTCGCGCGGATGCGGATTGATGTCCGCGGTCATGCCGAGCGTGCCGGTCCCCGTCGGGGTCGGCGTATTACCGCTGCATGCCGCCAGCGCGAGTCCGCTCGCGAGAATCGCCGCGGTGCAACCTCGTCCAATCCGCATCCGACACCCTCCTATCGGGCCGCCACCGGAACCGGCACCGCGTCGATCAGTGCGCGGGTGTACGCGTGTTCCGGACTGGCGAAAATGCGTTCCGCCGGACCGTATTCGACGATCTGACCGCGGTACATGACCGCGATGTCGTGGGCAAGATTACGCACCACGGACAAATCGTGTGAGACGAACAGGTACGACAGCCCGCGTTCGGTCTGCAGGTCCCGCAACAGGTTCAGCACACCGGCCTGGATGGAGACGTCCAGCGACGACACCGGCTCGTCCAGCACCAGCAGCTCGGGATCGAGCGCCAGCGCCCGCGCGATATTGATGCGCTGCTTCTGGCCGCCGGAGAAGTCGGCCGGGTATCGGTCGGCGTGCTCGGGCCGCAAACCCACCTGCTCGAGCAATTGCGGGACGCGACGGTTGATCTCGTCGCGCGAGCGCCCGTCGATGCGCAGCGGCTCGGCCAGTGCGTCGGAGATCGGCAGGCGCGGATCCAGCGACGCGGACGGATCCTGGAACACGATCTGCATCTTGCGCCGGATCTCCCGGCGCTGCTGCTTGGTGAGCGTGGTGACGTCGTGGCCGAGGATCTCGATGCTGCCGCCCTCCGGCCGCACCAGATCCATGATCTGGGTCAGCGTGGTCGACTTGCCCGACCCGGATTCGCCGACCAGCGCCAGCGTGCGGCCCGCGCGCACCTCGAAGCTGATGCCGTCGACGGCCTTCACCTCGCCGGTCTTGCGCTGGAACACCACGCCTTTGACGATCGGGAACGTCTTGCGCAGCTCGCTGACCCGCATCACCACCTGCGAGGCATCGACCTGCGCGACCTCCTCCGGCAGCTCGATCTCCCTGCGGTACGCCGCGAACAGATCCGCGGTGCTCACCTCGGAGGTGCGAATGCAGGCGGCGCGATGGCCGGGACCGGTGTCCTGCAACGGCGGTTCGGCGGCCCGGCAGTCCTCGATGGAAACCGGGCAGCGCGGCGCGAACGAGCAGCCCGGCGGCAGCGCGTGCATGGCCGGCGGATTGCCCACGATGGGGATCAACGGCCGGCGCGCCGGGCCGTCCATCCGCGGAATCGAACCCAGCAGCCCGGCCGTGTAGGGCATCCGCGGCGCGGTGAAAAGCTCTTGCGCCGGTGCGGTTTCGACAATCCGCCCCGCGTACATCACCGCCACCCGGTCCGCGAGCGTCGCCGCGATGCCCATGTCGTGGGTGATGAAGATGACGCCCGCGCCGGTGATGTCGCGGGCCTTGCGCAACAGGTTCAGGATCTGCTTCTGCACCGTCACGTCCAGGGCGGTGGTCGGTTCGTCGCAGATGATCAACTCGGGATCGTTGGCGATGGCCATGGCGATGACCACGCGCTGACGCATGCCGCCGGAGAACTCGTGCGGAAACGCCTTCGCGCGCTGGGCGGCGTCCGGAATCCCCACCAGGTCCAGCAGTTCGACGGCCTTGGCGGCGGCCTCCTGCCGGCTCATCTTCTTGTGCGCCAGCAGCGCTTCCGCGATCTGATCGCCGATCCGGTACACCGGGGTCAGCGCGGAGAGCGGGTCCTGGAACACCATGGACACCTTGCTGCCGCGCAGCTTGGACAGCTCCCGATCGCCCAGCCCCAGTAGTTCCCGGCCGCGCAGCCGGATCGAGCCCTGAATCCGCGCCTGCTGGGGCAGCAGCCCGATCACCGCCATCGAGGACACCGACTTGCCCGAGCCGGACTCGCCGACGATGGCGAGCACCTCGCCGTCGTTGACGGTGAAGTTCACCCCGCGCACCGCCTCGACGCGGCCTTCCTCACCGGGGAAGGAGACCCGCAGATCGGAGACCTCCAGCAGCGGCGCGGTGGTCCTGGACCGCTCGCCGGCCTGCGTCCCGGCCGAATCCTGGCTCATTTGACGGCCTTTCGTGCCTGCTTCGCCCGCGCCCGCTGCGCATTGGGGTCGAAGGCGTCACGCAGGCCGTCGCCCATGAGGTTGGCCGAGAGCACGATGACGACCAGGAACAGACCCGAGAACATGAACGTCCACGGGTAGGTGAGGGCGTTCTTGGAGTAGTCGCCGATCAGCGAGCCCAGCGAGACATCGGGCGGCTGCACGCCGAAACCCAGGAAGCTCAAACCCGTTTCGGACATCACCGCGCCGCCGATGGCCAGGGTGGTGTCGATGATCAGGATCGAGGCGATGTTCGGGACGATGTGCGTGGTGATGATCGTCCAGGTGGACGCGCCCATATATCGTGCGGCACGGACGAATTCACGATCGCGCAGGGTGAGCGACAGGCCGCGCACCATGCGGGCCGAGATCATCCAGCCGAACACCGCGATCAGCACTACCAGCAGGATCACCGAGTCGTTGCCCTTGGTCTTCGGGGAGAACAGGGCGATGAAGATGAAGCTGGGAATCACCAGCAGCAGATCGACCACCCACATGATCACCCGATCGGTCCAGCCGCCCAGCAGCCCGGCCACCGATCCGGCCGTGGTCGCGATGACCGCCGAGATGAGCGCCGCGCCGAACCCGATCACCAGGGACTTCTGCAGGCCGTGCAGCGTCTGCGCCAGCACGTCCTCGCCCAGCGACGTGGTGCCGAACAGATGTTTCCCATTGGGCGGCTTCAACTTCGCCGTGGTGTCGATATCCGTGTAGGCGTAGGGCAGGAAATGCGGCACCGTGAAGGCGACCACGAACAGCAGGATCAGCACGATCGCCGCGCCGACCGCGATCTTGTTGCGCAGGAACCGCCGCCACACCAGTTTCCGGCGACCGGCCGCCGCGACCTGCGGCGCGCCCTGGACAATGGTCTCCACCTCGGTCATCAGACACGCACCCTGGGGTCGAGAATCGCGTACACGATGTCGGACAGCAGGCCCGACAGCAGAATCACCACGCCCGCGAAGAGCGTCACCGTCAACACCACATTGATGTCCTGCGCGTGAATCGAGTCGACCAGCCACTCACCCATGCCGTGCCAGCCGAAGATCTTCTCGGTGAAGGCCGCGCCGGTGACCAGCCCGCCGAAGCTGTAGGCGAACAGCGTCGCCATCGGAATGAGCGCGGTGCGCAGACCGTGCTTGTAGAGCGCGTGGCTGCGGGTGAGGCCCTTGGCGCGGGCGGTGCGAATGAAATCGCTGCCGAGCACATCCAGCATCGCATTGCGTTGGTAGCGGCTGTATCCCGCCATCGCGCCCAACGCGAGACCGAGGGTCGGCAGCACCATGTGCTGGGCCCGGTCCACGATCTGGTTCCACAGGCCGTGCACGGCGGTCGCGGAGGTCTCGCCGGTGTAGAGGAAGATCTGTTTGCCGGTGGCCAGATTGATCTCCAGCGCACCGAATTTCAGCAGTGTCGCCAGCAGGAACACCGGCGTGGACAACAACAGCATGGACACGACGGTGCTGAAATAGTCGCTGAACTTGTACTGGCGGATGGCATTCGCCGCGCCGATCAGCACACCCAGCGCGGTGCCGAAGATGGACCCGATCACCAGCAGCCGCAGGCTGACTCCGATGCGCCGGCCCAACTCGTCCTTGACCGGCTGCCCGGCCATGGTCTTGCCGAAGTCGCCCTGCAGCACGTCGCCCGCCCAGGAGAGATAGCGCGCCGGGATCGCCTCGTTCAGATGCAATTCGGAGCGTTTGGCGTCGATCACCGACTGCGGCGGCCGTGGATTGCGTTGCTCCAACTGGTCCAGCGGGGTGAACGTGAACGCGGCCACCGTGAACACCAGGAACGATGCCAGCACCAGCAGCACGACATAGTTCAGCGCACGTCGCAGCAGAAAACCGGCCATCATGCCCTTCCGGGGTCGAGTACTGACCCCAGATCATAGGGACAGGAAACCGTAAACGCCGGGCACGGAGGGCAGACGCGACGGCAATCCGTGTGTTATCGGGTGTGGCGGAGGCTGTCACGGGCCGGCGCGGCGGACGGATCCCCGGTCGTGCCGGAAAGGTCTCGTTTGTACGGCGGCGTCCGTAATCCACGGGCGGCGCGCGGGCGGCTCGAGGCAGGATGGAGTAGGTGACGCTCTTTCACCTGCCCAAACCCAAAATGGTGGCCTCCGACGTGGACGGCACGCTCATCGACCACCGTGAGCAGGTGAGCGCCCGCACCAAGGCCGCGATCAATGCCCTCATCGCCGACGGCGTGCCGTTCGTACTCGCCACCGGCAGGCCCCCGCGCTGGATCGATCCGGTGGTGGACGGACTCGGTTTCGCGCCACTGTGCGTATGCGGCAACGGTGCGGTGATCTACGACAGCGCCACCGACCGAGTGCTCGACACCCGCGTCCTGGATACCGAAACCCTGACGTGGACCGCCGATCTGGCCGAACGGCTACTGCCCGGCTGCGGGCTGGCCGCCGAACGAGTCGGCGTGAGCGCCCACGACGCGGCCACCCCCCAATTCGTCAGCTCCCCCGAATACGAGCACGCCTGGCTCAACCCCGACGACACCCAGGTCTCCCGCGCCGAGGTGATCTCCGCCCCCGCGATCAAAATGCTGATCCGCCTACCCGGCACCTCCAGCGCCATCATGCGCGCCACCCTGGAACCCCACCTGGCCGGTCGCGCCGACCTGACCTACTCCACCGACAACGGCCTCATCGAGCTGTCCGCCCCCGGCGTCAGCAAAGCCACCGGCCTGACCACCATCGCCCAACGCCTGGGCGTCCAACACTCCTCCCTCATCGCCTTCGGCGACATGCCCAACGACGTCCCCATGCTCCTCATGGCCGGCCACGGCGTAGCCATGGCCAACGCCCACCCCGAAGCCCTAGCCGCCGCCGACGAGGTAGCCCCCTCCAACACCGACGACGGCGTAGCCCGCACCCTCGAACGCTGGTGGGCCTGAACAAGATCAGGGAGCTCTCACTGCGGAATTCTGTCCGAATTACAGCGCTGAGAGCTCCCTGATCTTGGTTAGTTGGTTGTGGGGGTGGGTATGGCGGGGATGGGTTTGGCGGGGTCTTGGACTGCGCCGTAGTTTTTCAGGACTGTGGTGACTATTCCGGTGAGTTTGTTGTAGATCAGGGCGCCGTTTTGGAAGTCGGTGCGCATTCCGTCTTGGACGGGGTATTCGTTGCTGGAGGGGAGGCCGAGAATGCCGGTGGCGGCGCCTAATTGGAGAAAGCGCTCCAGGATTTTTCCGACTACGGAGAAGATTTGGCCGGTGGGGGTCGAATAGACGTAGCCGTTTGTGAATTCGGCGTACTGGCCGCCGTCGGCCAGGGTGACGGGGGCTGTTTTCGGTTGGCCCAGTGGGCCGTTCGCGGCGCCCTGGTCGTTCCAGTAGCGGGCTACGGGGCTGCGGTCGAGCATGTTGAGGATCTTCTGGGTTAGGTCGGCGAGGGCTGCCAGGTCGGCTTGGTTGGCACCGTTGCCGTTTGCGTCGGGGGCCGGGGCGGTGGGGGCGGGGTTTCCGGCGTTCTGGCC
This sequence is a window from Nocardia yunnanensis. Protein-coding genes within it:
- a CDS encoding HAD family hydrolase, yielding MVASDVDGTLIDHREQVSARTKAAINALIADGVPFVLATGRPPRWIDPVVDGLGFAPLCVCGNGAVIYDSATDRVLDTRVLDTETLTWTADLAERLLPGCGLAAERVGVSAHDAATPQFVSSPEYEHAWLNPDDTQVSRAEVISAPAIKMLIRLPGTSSAIMRATLEPHLAGRADLTYSTDNGLIELSAPGVSKATGLTTIAQRLGVQHSSLIAFGDMPNDVPMLLMAGHGVAMANAHPEALAAADEVAPSNTDDGVARTLERWWA
- a CDS encoding ABC transporter permease: MTEVETIVQGAPQVAAAGRRKLVWRRFLRNKIAVGAAIVLILLFVVAFTVPHFLPYAYTDIDTTAKLKPPNGKHLFGTTSLGEDVLAQTLHGLQKSLVIGFGAALISAVIATTAGSVAGLLGGWTDRVIMWVVDLLLVIPSFIFIALFSPKTKGNDSVILLVVLIAVFGWMISARMVRGLSLTLRDREFVRAARYMGASTWTIITTHIVPNIASILIIDTTLAIGGAVMSETGLSFLGFGVQPPDVSLGSLIGDYSKNALTYPWTFMFSGLFLVVIVLSANLMGDGLRDAFDPNAQRARAKQARKAVK
- a CDS encoding ABC transporter permease — protein: MAGFLLRRALNYVVLLVLASFLVFTVAAFTFTPLDQLEQRNPRPPQSVIDAKRSELHLNEAIPARYLSWAGDVLQGDFGKTMAGQPVKDELGRRIGVSLRLLVIGSIFGTALGVLIGAANAIRQYKFSDYFSTVVSMLLLSTPVFLLATLLKFGALEINLATGKQIFLYTGETSATAVHGLWNQIVDRAQHMVLPTLGLALGAMAGYSRYQRNAMLDVLGSDFIRTARAKGLTRSHALYKHGLRTALIPMATLFAYSFGGLVTGAAFTEKIFGWHGMGEWLVDSIHAQDINVVLTVTLFAGVVILLSGLLSDIVYAILDPRVRV
- a CDS encoding ABC transporter ATP-binding protein, which produces MSQDSAGTQAGERSRTTAPLLEVSDLRVSFPGEEGRVEAVRGVNFTVNDGEVLAIVGESGSGKSVSSMAVIGLLPQQARIQGSIRLRGRELLGLGDRELSKLRGSKVSMVFQDPLSALTPVYRIGDQIAEALLAHKKMSRQEAAAKAVELLDLVGIPDAAQRAKAFPHEFSGGMRQRVVIAMAIANDPELIICDEPTTALDVTVQKQILNLLRKARDITGAGVIFITHDMGIAATLADRVAVMYAGRIVETAPAQELFTAPRMPYTAGLLGSIPRMDGPARRPLIPIVGNPPAMHALPPGCSFAPRCPVSIEDCRAAEPPLQDTGPGHRAACIRTSEVSTADLFAAYRREIELPEEVAQVDASQVVMRVSELRKTFPIVKGVVFQRKTGEVKAVDGISFEVRAGRTLALVGESGSGKSTTLTQIMDLVRPEGGSIEILGHDVTTLTKQQRREIRRKMQIVFQDPSASLDPRLPISDALAEPLRIDGRSRDEINRRVPQLLEQVGLRPEHADRYPADFSGGQKQRINIARALALDPELLVLDEPVSSLDVSIQAGVLNLLRDLQTERGLSYLFVSHDLSVVRNLAHDIAVMYRGQIVEYGPAERIFASPEHAYTRALIDAVPVPVAAR